In one window of Corynebacterium incognita DNA:
- a CDS encoding ABC transporter permease produces MRTTTSTRMSTWAALLVLLILVAAPLLAVLINAVTGYRGEPSALGNLADPAMVRIIANTVWLSFLVVVFTTLFAAPLAFLRSWTQFSKIEWLELLIMVPFMTPPFAVAMAWMDFTRVRGLTYMLLGPAAGEVVHDFIYSVWGMAFVMAAELFPFLYLIMRNSLRSIPASLIEMAEVSGASKLRILVKVILPMVVGPYSLGALIVFIKAAGEFGTPITLGNAIGYQVLVSSIYEDVTIAPLNFSEAAASSSVLFTLGVTAWAFQQWVSRKDLTSGGRLSRPIHLRLRGLQALCGWLTIATITALSVFIPYISITLSAMTILRSKPPSPYNLTFDYFGKVLSHPIARDALTTSAILGALAATCTAFLAVVITLSSFKRRSPSARVTDFLSVAPDTVPGIVLAIGFILLWNNPDLPWSPYGTYFILLLAYTTLFLPTAIQNVKTSAAAIPNSLRDAGAVSGATTWHILWRITLPLMAPGIFAGWLLAFLVGIRELVMSSLVRPTNINLMSPWIMNAFEQGDRAEAMAMTLIGVGSSTIVMVALLAWQAHRNHRLSALTSA; encoded by the coding sequence ATGCGCACCACCACCTCAACCCGAATGAGTACTTGGGCAGCTCTGCTCGTTCTCCTCATTCTCGTCGCAGCACCCCTTCTGGCTGTGCTCATCAATGCAGTGACAGGCTACCGGGGCGAGCCGTCTGCCCTTGGAAACTTGGCGGACCCGGCGATGGTGCGCATCATCGCGAATACCGTATGGCTTTCTTTTCTTGTCGTCGTCTTCACTACGCTCTTCGCCGCGCCGCTGGCTTTTCTGCGCAGCTGGACTCAATTCTCCAAAATTGAATGGCTAGAACTACTGATTATGGTTCCATTCATGACACCACCTTTTGCGGTCGCGATGGCATGGATGGATTTCACCCGAGTTCGTGGCTTGACCTATATGCTGTTGGGGCCCGCCGCCGGTGAGGTTGTACACGACTTCATTTATTCTGTATGGGGAATGGCCTTCGTCATGGCGGCAGAACTATTCCCCTTCCTCTACTTGATAATGCGAAACAGCCTTCGCTCTATTCCCGCGTCGCTTATTGAAATGGCAGAGGTGTCCGGAGCCTCCAAGCTGAGGATCTTGGTAAAGGTCATCCTCCCGATGGTTGTTGGCCCCTATTCCTTGGGCGCACTCATCGTTTTCATCAAAGCCGCAGGCGAGTTCGGCACCCCAATCACGCTGGGAAATGCGATTGGTTACCAAGTCCTTGTGTCTTCAATCTATGAGGACGTCACCATCGCCCCGCTCAACTTCTCTGAAGCCGCAGCCTCCTCCAGTGTCCTTTTCACCTTGGGTGTAACGGCATGGGCATTTCAACAGTGGGTGTCCCGTAAAGACTTAACCAGTGGCGGACGGCTATCCCGGCCAATCCACCTGCGGTTGCGAGGATTGCAGGCACTCTGCGGGTGGCTCACCATCGCTACTATCACCGCATTATCTGTGTTCATTCCATATATCTCCATCACGCTGTCAGCGATGACCATCCTGCGGTCCAAACCACCTAGCCCCTATAACCTCACCTTTGACTATTTCGGCAAGGTACTGTCCCACCCAATTGCAAGGGATGCTTTGACGACGTCGGCGATTCTGGGCGCGTTAGCCGCAACATGCACCGCATTTCTAGCCGTCGTCATCACTCTTTCCTCGTTCAAACGCCGCTCCCCGAGTGCGCGAGTGACTGACTTCCTTTCGGTCGCACCGGACACAGTTCCCGGCATTGTGTTGGCCATCGGTTTCATCCTGCTGTGGAACAACCCTGATCTCCCCTGGTCGCCCTACGGCACCTATTTCATTTTGTTGTTGGCCTACACGACCCTTTTCTTGCCCACTGCGATCCAAAATGTGAAAACCTCCGCCGCAGCCATCCCCAATTCACTTCGCGACGCCGGCGCGGTCTCTGGAGCCACTACGTGGCACATTCTCTGGCGTATCACGCTTCCGCTTATGGCACCGGGAATCTTCGCTGGTTGGCTCCTCGCTTTCCTTGTCGGCATCCGAGAACTCGTGATGTCATCTTTGGTCCGGCCCACCAACATCAATCTCATGTCGCCGTGGATCATGAATGCCTTTGAGCAAGGTGACAGGGCCGAGGCGATGGCCATGACACTCATCGGAGTCGGCAGCTCCACCATCGTGATGGTCGCGCTACTGGCGTGGCAAGCACACCGCAACCACCGTCTATCCGCACTCACTAGCGCCTAA
- a CDS encoding RbtT/DalT/CsbX family MFS transporter, producing the protein MADNSLADRLGLPRPLIWGFIGLAIFMIGDGVETNILEPFLSGEHGFSVSRAGTLVTVYGIAVAIAAFFAAALSDLWGPRKVMMLGAGIWVVFELLFLLVALTASNNALIFLSYGLRGFGYPLFAYGFLVWITAVSPANKLGTGTGWFYVAFSAGLPTLGALTATITISLFDLSFYQTLWVSLVLVIIGAACALIGVKERIGRKPLVEDADDVAATLGASFKMLAHDRRARFVAYIRTINSIPTYAMAVFFPAYFREVLNWPLSWFLILTTTIYAVNLPFNPMYGRVGDRHGWAKTCFWAGSVACAVTLSLVYFVPMLSESLDLPDKVGFGLTLVAGALFGVSLAGFVPLSPLSVSLNPARPGAAMAAYNLGVGGAVAAGPLLVAIFYPLVGSTGLIAIFVALYLLSGVMALQLKGTQPGFDGVPAVDDDTSFEELDAADLTPDSAHR; encoded by the coding sequence ATGGCGGATAACTCCCTCGCCGACCGTCTCGGGCTTCCACGCCCACTCATCTGGGGTTTCATCGGCCTCGCCATCTTCATGATCGGCGACGGCGTGGAAACCAACATCCTCGAGCCCTTCCTCTCCGGAGAACACGGCTTCTCCGTTTCCCGTGCGGGAACGCTGGTGACTGTGTACGGCATCGCCGTTGCCATCGCCGCGTTCTTCGCCGCCGCCCTCTCGGATCTATGGGGCCCACGCAAGGTCATGATGCTCGGCGCCGGCATCTGGGTGGTCTTCGAGCTCCTCTTCCTCCTCGTGGCTCTCACCGCCTCCAACAACGCGCTCATCTTCTTGTCCTACGGACTGCGCGGATTCGGATACCCACTCTTCGCCTATGGCTTCTTGGTGTGGATCACCGCGGTCTCCCCCGCTAACAAGCTGGGCACGGGCACTGGTTGGTTCTACGTCGCCTTCTCCGCGGGCCTTCCCACCCTGGGCGCACTGACCGCGACGATCACCATCTCGCTGTTCGACCTCTCCTTCTACCAGACCCTGTGGGTGTCTCTGGTCCTGGTGATCATCGGCGCCGCCTGCGCCCTCATCGGCGTGAAGGAGCGCATCGGCCGTAAGCCCCTCGTGGAAGACGCCGATGACGTCGCCGCCACCCTGGGCGCCTCGTTCAAGATGCTCGCGCACGACCGCCGTGCCCGCTTCGTGGCCTATATCCGCACCATCAACTCCATTCCTACCTACGCCATGGCGGTGTTCTTCCCCGCCTACTTCCGCGAAGTACTCAACTGGCCGCTGTCCTGGTTCCTCATCCTCACCACCACTATCTACGCGGTGAACCTGCCGTTCAACCCGATGTACGGTCGCGTGGGTGATCGCCACGGATGGGCAAAGACCTGCTTCTGGGCCGGCTCAGTGGCCTGCGCGGTAACGCTGTCCCTGGTGTACTTCGTCCCCATGCTCTCGGAGTCCCTGGATCTCCCGGACAAGGTGGGCTTTGGTCTCACGCTTGTCGCCGGCGCTCTCTTTGGCGTCTCCCTCGCGGGCTTTGTGCCGCTTTCCCCACTCTCCGTCTCACTCAACCCGGCGCGCCCCGGCGCGGCCATGGCCGCGTACAACCTAGGCGTCGGCGGTGCCGTGGCGGCCGGTCCGCTGCTCGTGGCCATCTTCTACCCGCTGGTTGGCTCTACCGGACTCATCGCCATCTTCGTGGCACTTTACCTTCTTTCTGGCGTCATGGCCCTGCAGCTCAAGGGCACCCAGCCCGGCTTTGACGGTGTCCCCGCCGTAGACGACGACACCTCGTTTGAAGAGCTAGACGCCGCTGATCTCACCCCCGATTCCGCACATCGTTAG
- a CDS encoding MFS transporter, translated as MVAVAWGGNEFTPLLVMYRETSSFSQITVNGLLAAYVIGIVPALLIGGPLSDLIGRKPALLPAAPFSLAGSFLLSIAPHEPLIIALGRVFCGIALGLVMAIGSTWITELISRSGGDAGAGARKASMCLTLGFLLGAAIASVLAQWGPWPTHLAYILHMLLTVGTAYWLTRSPETRPPLHGTVRTTILELRVRDMLEMLHIPTVAHKRFLRVVIPVAPWVFGCAGAAYALLPQLLSDSAGQAPIAFSGLMTVVTLGCGVGVQLIGRILDTHKSARASALAMGVITVGTILGACAAHSLSLGLGIAAAATMGAGYGLALVAGLSEVQRIAGERELAGLTAVYYSISYTGFFIPMAFSALAPTIGFAMLFALGAVLSIICLINVIVAWRAHLPGTQR; from the coding sequence ATGGTAGCCGTGGCATGGGGTGGTAACGAGTTCACCCCTCTACTCGTGATGTACCGGGAAACCTCTAGTTTTTCCCAAATAACCGTCAACGGCCTCCTCGCTGCCTACGTCATCGGAATTGTCCCTGCCCTCCTCATCGGAGGTCCTTTGTCCGATCTCATTGGACGTAAGCCAGCATTGCTACCAGCAGCGCCGTTTTCATTGGCCGGTTCATTCTTGCTCTCAATTGCGCCCCACGAGCCTCTCATCATCGCGCTGGGCCGCGTTTTCTGTGGAATCGCGCTTGGCCTCGTCATGGCCATAGGCTCAACATGGATTACCGAATTGATATCGCGTAGTGGCGGAGATGCTGGAGCCGGAGCCCGTAAAGCGTCGATGTGCCTGACTCTCGGGTTTTTGCTTGGAGCAGCGATAGCCTCCGTTCTCGCGCAATGGGGACCTTGGCCAACACACCTAGCGTATATCCTGCATATGCTGCTCACAGTAGGCACAGCTTACTGGCTAACCCGATCACCCGAAACGCGCCCCCCATTGCACGGCACAGTACGGACCACGATCTTGGAGTTGCGGGTGCGAGACATGCTCGAGATGCTGCACATCCCCACGGTCGCTCACAAGCGGTTCTTACGTGTAGTCATCCCAGTTGCCCCCTGGGTTTTCGGCTGTGCCGGAGCCGCGTACGCACTACTGCCCCAACTGTTGTCCGATTCAGCTGGGCAGGCGCCTATTGCATTTTCTGGGCTAATGACAGTCGTGACGTTAGGCTGCGGTGTCGGCGTCCAATTGATAGGTAGAATACTCGATACCCACAAATCGGCCCGAGCTTCCGCACTTGCAATGGGCGTGATCACTGTTGGAACTATACTTGGCGCCTGCGCTGCCCATTCACTTTCCTTGGGATTAGGCATTGCTGCCGCAGCGACCATGGGCGCGGGCTACGGCCTAGCACTTGTAGCGGGGCTATCCGAGGTACAACGTATCGCCGGAGAGCGTGAATTGGCGGGACTAACCGCGGTGTACTATTCAATATCCTACACTGGGTTTTTCATACCCATGGCTTTTAGTGCGCTGGCTCCCACTATTGGTTTTGCCATGCTGTTTGCCCTTGGCGCAGTACTTTCCATCATTTGTCTCATTAATGTTATCGTCGCGTGGCGTGCGCATTTGCCCGGCACGCAGCGATAA
- the xylB gene encoding xylulokinase, which translates to MAKVLGIDSSTQSCKAVLVDAATGTVLKEQRVAHPTGTQVDPTRWISAMEEVTVGLIEQADAVAVGGQQHGMVALDSDGQVVRDAMLWNDTSSAAQAVTLNEELGGDQAAAELTGSVMVASITGTKLRWMKDNEPDNAARTAAVALPHDYLTWHLGGRKELTTDHGDASGTGYYSPSARALRPDLAAQYLGHEVALPRLLGPTDIAGYTAHGAVIAPGTGDNMAAALGLELAPGDVAVSLGTSGVASTVTDHAIHDGTGLVNGFSDATGRYLPLACTLNGARVVDFAARMLGVDHQGLSDLALAGEPGAHGVRLLPYFDGERTPNRPHATGIFAGLRTTTSREDIARAVFEGLLCSMADAVSALTAATGESANRILLIGGGARSEAMRAIAPTIFGVDVIVPAASEYVALGAARQAAWVLSGEATPPHWEAFASETYRAEHRPEVMEEYAALRDKTTDF; encoded by the coding sequence ATGGCAAAAGTTTTGGGAATTGACTCCTCCACCCAGTCCTGCAAGGCCGTGCTTGTCGACGCCGCGACGGGCACGGTCCTCAAGGAACAACGCGTGGCTCACCCCACGGGCACTCAAGTAGATCCGACTCGGTGGATCTCAGCGATGGAGGAGGTTACCGTCGGACTTATCGAGCAGGCCGACGCCGTTGCGGTCGGTGGCCAGCAACACGGCATGGTGGCGCTGGACAGCGATGGCCAGGTGGTGCGCGACGCCATGCTGTGGAATGACACCTCCTCCGCTGCGCAGGCCGTGACGCTCAACGAGGAGCTCGGCGGTGACCAGGCGGCCGCTGAGCTGACCGGGAGCGTCATGGTCGCCTCCATTACCGGCACCAAGCTGCGGTGGATGAAGGACAACGAGCCCGACAACGCCGCGCGGACCGCCGCGGTGGCGCTGCCGCACGACTACCTCACCTGGCACCTTGGCGGCCGGAAGGAGCTCACCACCGACCACGGCGACGCGTCTGGCACCGGCTACTACTCGCCGTCCGCGCGCGCCCTGCGCCCCGACTTGGCCGCGCAGTACCTCGGTCACGAGGTCGCGTTGCCGCGCCTTCTTGGCCCCACCGACATTGCTGGTTACACGGCGCACGGTGCTGTTATTGCCCCGGGTACAGGTGACAATATGGCCGCCGCCCTCGGCCTGGAATTAGCGCCTGGTGACGTCGCGGTCTCGCTCGGCACCTCCGGGGTGGCGAGCACCGTGACCGACCATGCGATCCATGACGGCACCGGGCTGGTGAACGGCTTCAGCGACGCCACCGGGCGCTACTTGCCATTGGCGTGCACGCTGAACGGCGCGCGGGTTGTGGACTTTGCCGCCCGCATGTTGGGGGTGGATCACCAAGGATTGTCCGACCTCGCGCTGGCCGGCGAGCCGGGGGCACACGGCGTGCGCCTCCTGCCGTACTTCGACGGCGAGCGTACCCCGAACCGCCCGCACGCGACGGGCATTTTCGCCGGTCTGCGCACGACCACCTCCCGCGAGGACATTGCCCGCGCCGTCTTCGAAGGCTTGCTGTGCTCCATGGCGGATGCGGTCTCCGCGCTGACCGCCGCTACGGGGGAGTCCGCGAACCGCATCCTGCTCATTGGCGGTGGCGCCCGCAGCGAAGCGATGCGTGCCATCGCGCCCACCATCTTCGGCGTGGACGTCATCGTCCCTGCCGCCTCCGAATACGTGGCCCTCGGCGCCGCCCGCCAGGCCGCTTGGGTCTTAAGCGGCGAAGCCACCCCGCCACACTGGGAGGCTTTCGCCTCCGAGACGTACCGCGCCGAGCATCGCCCCGAAGTCATGGAGGAATACGCAGCGTTGCGCGATAAAACTACCGACTTCTAG
- a CDS encoding metallophosphoesterase family protein, giving the protein MTILILSDLHLGLPKAPGHDWMLETMHRAAKQGCTGLIFAGDVIDRRCISETTYGQFADLNAVAVQLFQQCLFVPGNHDAHVELSLPAEFIVAPDEFISLDFPDGTRVHTVGVSSDPDPRDVSDRMPSPSPNAPANLGILHTSLNGSYSKSECLPISLETLNSSGYDAWALGHVHQPIIESTHPPVRWVGMGNALVFDPETKLLQSLDQ; this is encoded by the coding sequence ATGACCATCTTGATACTCTCCGACCTGCATCTTGGCCTTCCGAAAGCACCTGGTCATGACTGGATGTTAGAGACAATGCACCGCGCAGCCAAGCAAGGATGCACGGGGCTCATCTTTGCCGGCGACGTTATTGACCGGCGGTGTATTTCGGAAACGACTTATGGTCAATTTGCTGACCTCAACGCTGTAGCTGTGCAGCTTTTCCAGCAGTGTCTGTTCGTCCCCGGCAATCATGATGCCCACGTGGAACTAAGTCTTCCCGCGGAATTCATCGTCGCTCCTGACGAGTTCATATCGCTAGATTTCCCTGACGGCACGCGCGTCCACACCGTTGGTGTGTCCTCCGATCCAGATCCGCGCGACGTCTCCGACCGCATGCCCTCCCCTTCGCCGAACGCGCCGGCAAACTTGGGAATCCTCCATACTTCGCTCAATGGCAGTTACAGCAAATCGGAATGTCTGCCCATTTCACTGGAAACACTCAACAGCAGCGGTTACGACGCCTGGGCATTAGGGCATGTCCACCAACCCATAATCGAAAGTACCCACCCACCGGTGCGTTGGGTTGGAATGGGAAATGCCCTCGTATTCGACCCCGAAACAAAGCTTCTTCAGTCACTCGACCAGTGA
- a CDS encoding mannitol dehydrogenase family protein: MSELHLSTTALQSIAANTDVTVPAYDRAQVTPGIIHFGVGGFHRAHQALYLDKLMSQGKALEFGIVGMGVMPGDVRMRDALRSQDHLYTLTEKAPDGTENARVVGSIVDYIFAPEDPAAAVSALTDERIKIVSLTVTEGGYNFDHVRGEFDLSNEIIAHDIADLKAGKRDGLRSFYGLITAGLLERKDASIAPFTVMSCDNIQGNGEMAHRMFLSFAAAIDPALAEWIDANVAFPNSMVDRITPETTDADRADIVSKHKYVDEWPVVCEDFTQWVLEDKFVGPRPPYEEVGVEVVDDVVPYELMKLRLLNASHQGLCYFGYLAGHRMVHDVMADQRFADFLLAYMEREATPSLRPLPGVDLDAYRHELIARFGNSAVKDTVARLCAESSDRIPKWLLPVVRENLDTGNAPVTLSAAIVASWARYAEGVDEQGEPIAINDRMADRLQATAQNNRTDVLAFLRDRDVFGDLVDNEKFTTEYARVLTSLHNQGAEATLDMLLAEL, encoded by the coding sequence ATGTCTGAACTACACCTCTCCACCACGGCACTCCAGTCCATCGCGGCTAACACGGACGTCACCGTGCCTGCCTACGACCGCGCGCAAGTGACCCCCGGCATCATCCACTTCGGCGTCGGTGGCTTCCACCGCGCGCACCAGGCGTTGTACTTAGACAAGCTCATGTCTCAGGGCAAGGCGCTCGAATTCGGCATCGTCGGGATGGGCGTTATGCCTGGCGACGTCCGCATGCGCGACGCCCTGCGTTCCCAGGATCACCTGTACACCCTGACGGAGAAGGCTCCCGACGGCACGGAGAACGCCCGGGTCGTCGGCTCCATCGTGGACTATATCTTCGCGCCCGAGGATCCGGCCGCCGCTGTCTCCGCACTCACTGACGAGCGCATCAAGATCGTGTCGCTGACCGTGACCGAGGGTGGCTACAACTTCGACCACGTCCGCGGCGAATTCGACCTCAGCAACGAGATCATCGCCCACGACATCGCCGATCTCAAGGCTGGCAAGCGCGACGGCCTGCGGTCGTTCTACGGGCTCATCACCGCCGGATTACTGGAACGCAAAGACGCGAGCATCGCACCGTTTACGGTGATGAGCTGCGATAACATCCAGGGCAACGGCGAGATGGCACACCGCATGTTCCTTTCTTTCGCCGCTGCTATTGACCCGGCGCTGGCGGAATGGATCGACGCCAACGTCGCCTTCCCTAACTCCATGGTGGACCGCATCACCCCGGAAACCACTGACGCCGACCGCGCCGACATCGTATCCAAGCATAAATACGTGGATGAGTGGCCAGTGGTGTGTGAGGACTTCACCCAGTGGGTACTCGAGGACAAGTTTGTTGGTCCCCGCCCGCCTTATGAGGAGGTCGGTGTGGAGGTCGTCGATGACGTCGTGCCATATGAGCTCATGAAGCTGCGCCTGCTCAACGCCTCCCACCAGGGGCTGTGCTACTTCGGCTACCTGGCCGGGCACCGCATGGTCCACGACGTGATGGCGGACCAGCGCTTCGCGGATTTCCTGTTGGCCTACATGGAACGGGAAGCCACTCCTTCCCTGCGCCCGCTGCCGGGCGTGGACTTGGATGCCTACCGCCACGAGCTGATTGCCCGCTTCGGTAACTCCGCGGTCAAAGACACTGTCGCCCGCCTGTGCGCGGAATCCTCCGACCGCATCCCGAAATGGCTGCTGCCCGTGGTCCGCGAAAACCTTGACACTGGCAACGCCCCTGTGACGCTGTCCGCGGCGATCGTTGCCAGCTGGGCTCGCTACGCCGAGGGCGTCGACGAGCAGGGTGAACCGATTGCTATCAACGACCGCATGGCGGATCGCCTCCAGGCCACCGCGCAAAACAACCGCACGGACGTCCTCGCCTTCCTCCGCGATCGTGACGTCTTCGGCGACCTCGTGGACAACGAGAAGTTCACCACCGAATACGCCCGCGTTCTCACCTCGCTGCACAACCAGGGCGCGGAGGCAACCCTGGACATGCTCCTCGCCGAGCTCTAG
- a CDS encoding GntR family transcriptional regulator, producing MMYPMTIQEPSTRKSSPTTAPPPAAERAYKFVKAAILDGRFDAGEMLSEVGLANEIGMSRTPMREAFSRLEVEGFINLYPKRGALVVPISPTEIREVYEARELIEYNAAQYICALSQEERDSIGDYLDSIINDQRSALDANDLGTYAQLDAAFHQKVMDYGGNSLLANFGHTLRERQQRFTQRAIGRSAKKASKFVAQHEHLASALRTGNAENYHDVITAHLSSSRKQL from the coding sequence ATGATGTATCCCATGACGATTCAGGAGCCTTCAACTCGCAAGAGTTCCCCGACTACTGCCCCACCACCCGCTGCTGAGCGAGCGTATAAATTTGTCAAGGCAGCAATCCTAGATGGTCGCTTCGACGCAGGAGAAATGCTCTCTGAGGTTGGATTGGCCAACGAAATTGGAATGAGCCGCACCCCCATGCGAGAGGCCTTTTCGCGACTGGAGGTTGAAGGTTTCATCAACCTTTACCCCAAACGAGGTGCGCTCGTCGTTCCGATTAGCCCCACCGAGATCCGAGAAGTTTACGAGGCACGTGAACTCATCGAATACAACGCCGCACAATATATCTGTGCCCTTTCGCAGGAGGAGCGGGACAGCATCGGTGACTATCTTGACAGCATTATTAATGATCAACGCTCTGCATTGGACGCCAACGACCTAGGCACGTACGCCCAACTGGATGCAGCCTTTCATCAAAAAGTAATGGACTACGGCGGAAACTCCCTGCTAGCCAACTTCGGCCACACGCTGCGTGAGCGACAACAGCGCTTTACACAACGGGCCATCGGACGAAGTGCTAAGAAAGCCTCTAAATTTGTGGCCCAACATGAACACCTGGCCTCCGCCCTACGCACCGGTAACGCCGAGAACTACCACGACGTAATCACCGCACACCTCTCCTCTTCGAGAAAGCAACTTTGA
- a CDS encoding DeoR/GlpR family DNA-binding transcription regulator yields the protein MSEEPATQLRPAQRRTEILSLVQYHDRVSIDDLVQRFGVSVMTIHRDLEALDKAGKLVKIRGGARRVATDIVERDVTLRRATNTHVKEALAQVVVKLIEPGSIIALDDSTTVATLLPLVMDTEPAGIITHSLDLMRTIGEQYPSVSLTGIGGRYVSATDSFLGASTNAAMANLSATYSIVSTTCIARDGLYHPDEDAASTKRALCGVGAHKILVSDSSKFDNLGMHFVAGLAEFRDIVVDSNLSAEQRDMLEYSGATVHLVDTPPPTPTAPSASKLL from the coding sequence GTGTCAGAAGAACCCGCCACGCAACTGCGTCCGGCCCAGCGCCGCACAGAGATCCTTTCCCTAGTGCAGTACCACGACCGCGTGAGTATCGATGACCTCGTGCAGCGCTTCGGCGTCAGTGTCATGACCATTCACCGTGACCTGGAGGCGCTCGATAAGGCCGGAAAATTGGTCAAGATTCGCGGCGGCGCGCGCCGGGTGGCCACCGACATCGTCGAGCGCGACGTCACGCTCCGCCGGGCCACCAATACCCACGTCAAGGAGGCGCTGGCCCAGGTCGTCGTCAAGCTCATCGAACCCGGCAGCATCATCGCGCTGGACGATTCCACGACCGTCGCCACTCTTCTTCCCTTGGTCATGGACACCGAGCCCGCCGGCATTATCACCCACTCGCTCGACCTCATGCGCACAATAGGAGAGCAGTACCCCTCGGTTTCGCTCACCGGTATCGGCGGGCGGTACGTATCCGCTACCGATTCCTTCCTCGGGGCGTCGACGAACGCGGCGATGGCCAACCTGAGCGCCACCTATTCCATCGTGTCCACCACGTGCATCGCCCGTGACGGCCTCTATCACCCGGACGAAGACGCCGCGTCCACCAAACGCGCCCTGTGCGGCGTCGGCGCGCACAAGATCCTGGTCAGCGACAGCTCCAAATTCGACAACCTGGGCATGCACTTCGTCGCCGGCCTCGCAGAATTCCGCGACATAGTGGTAGACAGCAATCTCAGCGCTGAACAACGCGACATGCTCGAATACTCCGGTGCCACCGTGCACCTCGTGGACACCCCGCCGCCCACACCCACGGCGCCGAGCGCCAGCAAGCTACTGTGA